Proteins encoded by one window of Gordonia jinghuaiqii:
- a CDS encoding DUF6802 family protein produces MTTMDPMFDDETAGLGDAGEASIFEGPSAAPIDPAGPAVDSVAAIHEVPASDDVDDHLWMHDDGRIWDLGPAEVDTDNDGINDSLTRNGPDGFTVYTDSDRDGQVDKITEIGADGEFRSAVLDPDTGEWISGGSGRVG; encoded by the coding sequence GTGACCACGATGGACCCGATGTTCGACGACGAGACCGCGGGACTCGGCGACGCCGGCGAGGCGTCGATCTTCGAGGGGCCGTCTGCGGCCCCGATCGACCCGGCAGGACCCGCCGTCGATTCGGTGGCCGCGATCCACGAGGTCCCGGCTTCCGACGATGTCGACGACCACCTGTGGATGCACGACGACGGCCGTATCTGGGACCTCGGACCGGCCGAGGTCGACACCGACAACGACGGCATCAACGACTCGCTCACGCGTAACGGGCCCGACGGGTTCACCGTGTACACCGACAGCGACCGGGACGGCCAGGTCGACAAGATCACCGAGATCGGCGCCGACGGCGAGTTCCGTTCCGCCGTCCTCGACCCGGACACCGGGGAGTGGATCTCGGGCGGATCGGGACGGGTCGGCTGA